A window of Glycine soja cultivar W05 chromosome 13, ASM419377v2, whole genome shotgun sequence genomic DNA:
TCCTATTTCCCCCGCCACTGCCTCCGCCTCCGCCCTCTGGAACTGCCCCAAATGCAGATCCGAATACCCCAAATCTCACATTCCCAAAACCTATTTCTGCTTCTGCGGCAAAATAGAGAACCCTCCTAACGATCCATGGATTTTACCTCACTCTTGCGGCGAGGTTTGTGGAAGACCGTTGAAGCACAGTTGCGGCCACCATTGTTTGCTACTCTGCCACCCCGGGCCGTGCCCCTCTTGCCCCAAACTAGTTAAAGTTCGATGCTTTTGCGGGTGCCTTGAAGATGTTCGGCGATGTGGCTTCAAGGAATTTTCGTGTAACAAACCCTGTTCCAAGTTTTTAGATTGTGGGGTTCACCGTTGCATTGAGCTTTGCCACCCTGGCGCTTGCCCTCCTTGCCGGACACGTGGAGTGCACGCGTGCCAGTGTGCGAAGGTTAAAGAGGAGAGGGAGTGCTGTGATCGTGTTTTCCAGTGTGGGAATCCGTGTGAGAAGAGGCTTGGCTGTGGGAAGCATGTTTGTGAGAGAGGGTGCCATTCTGGTAAGTGTGGTGAGTGTCCCCTTAAGGGGAAGAGAACGTGCCCTTGTGGGAAAAGGGTTTATGAAGGAATGCCTTGTGATGCTCCTGTGCAGCTATGTGGAGCTACCTGTGATAAGATGTTGCCATGTGGCTACCACAGGTGCCCTGAGCGGTGCCACCGTGGACAGTGCGTTGAGACTTGCAGGGTTGTTGTGAAGAAGTCATGTCGTTGTGGCAGCCTCAAGAAAGATGTAAGCGATTACTGCTTTTTTGAATTTGGATGTGTGTTGGTTTATGGTAGTGAAATGGTTGTGGTGGACATTGTTGATTGAACTTAGAGTAGGTTCCTTGCTATCAAGATTTGGCGTGCGAAAGGAAGTGTCAGAGGATGCGTGACTGCGGTCGGCATGCTTGTAAGCGGCGCTGCTGTGATGGCGATTGCCCTCCCTGCTCTGAGGTGTGTGTGCCTGTTTTGTAGCTGTTATCTTGTTTTGGCAGAAGACTTGTGAGTTGTGATGGATTGTGTtggttgattttcttttattttttattttttttgaaaattgttagATATGCGGCAGGAAGCTTCGATGTAAGAACCATAAATGCCCTTCTCCATGCCATAGGTATGTCTTCTGTCTGTATTTCGTCGACCTTGGTCTGTATTCCTTTAGAAAACAAGGTGAATAGCTGAAATATTGCTTTCTTTaatgtttaaactttaaagattAGTTTCATGATCCCCTGAACTGAAACCTATTATGATCCTAAATCTGAGCTGAAATCAGGTCAGCCTGTTCAATTTTTAGGCTGAAAACCGCGCTGGCCAGATTGCTTTTAGGCTGAGATCAGGCCATCCCAACTGCCTTATGGTTAATGCTGATATGTGGCTTCCCCAATAATTATCTCTTCTAAGTTCTTATTCAAATGCTTATACCAAGGTCTTTTTGGCACATGAATGTTAATTAATGTGTCATTATCATCTACTAACAATGTGATCACAATGGACTGCATAGAGAACAaacatattattgttattattcaaTAAAGTCAAATTAGTTATTGATCAGTTTATTTAAGAATatgggcaaaaaaaaaaaaaaaaaagaataaagggaCCAAATTGATCTCTTGAAGCATGAAGTATAAGACAGAGGCAGAACACATCATGATGACACTTAACTTTGTTCATCTTGCAGAGGGCCTTGTGCTCCTTGCCCAATAATGGTGACAATTTCATGTGCATGTGGAGAGACACGTTTTGAGGTATGAATGTGGACATTAGGATTTTATCCATGAGAGTAGATCTAAATAGTTGTTGGATCTTATCCTGTTACATGAAATATTAGTCTTCAAATGTGCCatgtttgttattattgtgAAGCCCATTTTACAGTTGTGTTCCCAAAACTTTATTGCTGTTTCCTTTGGACTtctgtattttaatttaaataaaggcTTACATATGCTTTTCATATGTAATATATTCCTTTTCTAGTTTACAacctaaaaaatgttttttatttattttgttacccGACATTTTCAAACTTTTACTTTTGATACCTGCCGTTAGCTAACAGAGTGTCACATCATCATTTAACGGACTTAGACTAATGGTAGATACCAAAATCAAAAGTTTGAAAATGTcatgaagtaaaataaaaaaagattaggTAGTAAACTGAAAAAGGAGTATAttacaattttgaaaaacatatttaagccttaaatAACTTGATAATTGTACTTAATCTTGCTGATTCTTTGTGTCAATAACCACACACATAAACACACTGATATTCTTTGTTATTTCTTGCTTTGTGTGTGTTTATGGTGGtctattttctcttctttttgtcaatATTCTGGATCGTGAATCTTGATGCTATGTACTCGGATTTCTTCAAATTTTGCTAGCACTTGCCTGAATTCTGTGCTGAGTTGTGGATTTTGTACCAGGTTCCTTGTGGTACCGAAATGGACAATAAGCCACCTAGATGTCCTAAACCATGTCCTATCACTCCTTTATGTCGGCATGCATCAAATATCAAGGTACCATTTGATATTGACTTGGTTTGATGCaggcttttatttatttacatttggAAGCAGAGATATACAGGATTTGTAGTTAGCTGAGGCTATGGTAGaggaaattaattttgaaaaaaaaataatgtctctTTTTTCTGCAAATGGTAATATCATGTCTTTAATAGGGTGTATCTATCCCCATTCTACTCtggtaatttctttttatcaaaccattaagaaatttgaaataaaataatttaaattcccCAATAGGGTTTGGGATTCGCTCCTTGGCATGGTTATGCTCTTgatataatgaataaataacCTGTTGTACATCCGTACAAATGTATTGGAATATAAGTGAAAGtcagagaaaataataaaatttgattctcCTTGAGGTCTAAATTTTAAACTAGTGTGTACCGTGTAAGATAAAAATGTGCATgtgacttttaaatttttttgtaaagaagCTTATTTCATCACAATCATCATGAGCGTCTGATTTCTCCACATTTCTCCACGTTGTAGCTGATTTCAAATATTCATGAGATGCCCAGTATTTGAGTAGAAGCTAATTATAGGAAGAATAAGTTTTAGGTCTTTGTATCCTTTATATGAATGCTAATTAAAATGGTTCTTGAAATATTATCCACTCTTTTCATTTTACTGTTGGATAATTTTCTACCAAGACATGTTTGTACTTTGTAATATTGTAGAATATCTTGAATGAGTTTGGAGAAGGTTTGGATCATACAGTCCTTTCATTTGGTTTAGCTATAACCATTTATACGATGCGCTACCTGCTGCTATCCCTATTTCATCATTGctattttctcttattataaGTTAGGACTTATGCTTTTTAACTGCTATTAAGAAGTTTATGAATTTGCAGCTTTAGGTCTTTTAGATTTCTTAAAGCTAGCTCTCAGTTGAAgcttcaaatattttttctttttttaaatgaaactttacagatttatttattataaaactttGTTGTGTAtattactaaaattaaatttttaattttgtgaaaatgCATCAGTAagtctataaaataaaatatactttctTGAGGATCATGTTGTTCTTGGATTGGTTCACAAGTTCCATAATGGAAAATGTATGTAATTGGTGAAATGAAATaagatattaatatatattttttataaaataaatattcatagtATATATTGATGTGTTTCTATTTTTGCATTTCTCTAAGTCTGAATGAATAGAAACTATCCATAAATATCTTTATTGTACttatataatcattaattaaaaaaagtgtatgcTTAATTGTTGACAGtgcatctttttttctttttcatgttattaacaaaatattatttctgtCTAGCCACATAAATGCCATTATGGAGCCTGCCATCCTTGTCGGCTACCTTGTGCCAAAGAGTACCAATGTGGTCATACATGCAAATTAAGGTTTGATAAGTTTCTGTCTTTATGTGCAATAAAATTAATGCTTACACGTTAGGACTCAGGATTTTTTGAGCATTTAGTGTGAACTGAAAATCTAAACACAGATTCATTTGTCTCTACTGATGTCTTGAGTCTTGACAAAGAGTTGCATCAGAATCTAGTATCACATGATTAAACAACCAGTCCATACATTTAACTTTTAGTTAACATCTTTCCTCAACTCTTTTGTCTTTTTGAAGGTGTCATGGTGCTAAGCCTCCTCCTAATCCAGAGTTTACTCTTaaaccaaagaaaaagaagattatACAACAAAGTGAAAGTGTTCCTGGCACTCCATGCCCTCCGTGCCCAGAACTTGTGTGGAGATCATGTGTTGGGAAACACATTGGAGCTGAGAGAATGGTTTGTTTTGCTTATCTTCAAAGCTCTATATGAACTTTGATAAGCAAGATTCTTTATGATAATTTTGCTAAAAAGCAATTTGCATTAACTACTTTTATGCTGCGAATGtagttactgtttttttttccacCCTTCTATCAGATGGTCTGCTCTGATAAATCACAGTTCTCCTGTGAAAATTTATGTGGTAATCCTCTACCATGTGGTAATCATTATTGTACAAAAACCTGCCATGCCTTGGAGAACCAGTTACAAGGAAGCCAACCTTGTGAAGATTGTTATCTTTCTTGCCAAAAGGTGTTAAATCTTTATTTCCATTaatccattttattttattctttattttgcaCTGGTGCCTTTGTCATTCATGGTCTGTGATGTATTGTCTCTGTCTTATCGCTGGATTTAAGCCGAGTCAATGAAGCTTCTCATTTGTCTTCCTGTGTAAAGCTGAGAAACTCTCCtgtatactttttaaaatcagAACTGGTAATTTGTTGCTTGATGTGTAAACTGCATTGATCAGGAAAGAGAGCCTGCATGTCCACATCACTGCCCTCGGCGATGCCATCCTGGAGACTGTCCTCCATGCAAGGTGCTCATTAAACGGTCATGTCACTGTGGTGCAATGGTCCATGTGTTTGAGTGCCTATATTACAACAGCTTGTCTGCAAAGGGTCAAGAGACTGTCCGCTCATGTGGTGGGCCATGTCACAGGTAATTTAGAAAGTGGcaaatttaactttaaaaaaaaatctagtttAGCATTTGAAACTAACTGTAAGTTAAAAATCTGTTAGGCTTTCGTTCCTCCTTGTTCCTTGTTCTATTAATTGATTATTGAAGTTAGATGACGGCTCTATTGGTCACATTGCTTTGCAGAAAGTTGCCAAATTGTACACATTTATGCCCAGAGACATGTCATTCTGGTCAATGCACAAATGCTGAGAAATGCTGTAAAAAGGTACAACACAATTCAATCACTATAACTTCATGCCTTGAATTTGAATATTACACAATCAGCTCAACCAGTGCTTTTGTATTACTGTTCTAGCTACTGCGTTCTAAGCAAATGACTACACTTATTTTGTATCCAATTTGACTTCTTAAATATGAAATCATTCTTCAC
This region includes:
- the LOC114382500 gene encoding NF-X1-type zinc finger protein NFXL2-like, translated to MTSPWNKIHIHHSHPSPSPPPPLSDSDSDDCGGDSSSSAPLRHSDLSDSIFKPYLELSGHSGADLSKIQSFLTSSSAGALSCLICLERIKPSDPTWSCSSLCFAVFHLFCIQSWARQASDLAAARAATRLPISPATASASALWNCPKCRSEYPKSHIPKTYFCFCGKIENPPNDPWILPHSCGEVCGRPLKHSCGHHCLLLCHPGPCPSCPKLVKVRCFCGCLEDVRRCGFKEFSCNKPCSKFLDCGVHRCIELCHPGACPPCRTRGVHACQCAKVKEERECCDRVFQCGNPCEKRLGCGKHVCERGCHSGKCGECPLKGKRTCPCGKRVYEGMPCDAPVQLCGATCDKMLPCGYHRCPERCHRGQCVETCRVVVKKSCRCGSLKKDVPCYQDLACERKCQRMRDCGRHACKRRCCDGDCPPCSEICGRKLRCKNHKCPSPCHRGPCAPCPIMVTISCACGETRFEVPCGTEMDNKPPRCPKPCPITPLCRHASNIKPHKCHYGACHPCRLPCAKEYQCGHTCKLRCHGAKPPPNPEFTLKPKKKKIIQQSESVPGTPCPPCPELVWRSCVGKHIGAERMMVCSDKSQFSCENLCGNPLPCGNHYCTKTCHALENQLQGSQPCEDCYLSCQKEREPACPHHCPRRCHPGDCPPCKVLIKRSCHCGAMVHVFECLYYNSLSAKGQETVRSCGGPCHRKLPNCTHLCPETCHSGQCTNAEKCCKKVTVRCKCHTLKKEWVCQDVQAAYHLAGCHPRDIPKNQFGIGLIPCNSDCNSKVQVVESELQLRKTRVTEVQEPDVEKSVRKRRKRREQVLESKETSKLQKIISRMKRLLLFVFILVILLAATYYGYKGLLWLNDWMNEVDERRQRYSRIK